In the genome of Taurinivorans muris, one region contains:
- the mutS gene encoding DNA mismatch repair protein MutS, producing the protein MQLPENFKLTPMYEQYLRIKEDYPDTILFYRMGDFYELFFHDAEIAAKELQLALTSRHKGEFVPMCGIPWHAADAYFSQMVEKGYKVAICDQVEDPKTAKGLVKREVTKILTAGTVIDDANLESKLHTFLGAAFWQENAGAFAWLDVSTGAWTGVQVSKESELWQWVYKVDPKELLVASGMEIPELVKINGAVQLVYLNAASHFDLKRSEKRILDVQKVQELSALGLERKPALVRVCGAIVAYLEQTQKYVPSYLSAFEPLDMGKFMVIDEVTERNLEIFRRYDGKKGIGTLWHELDFCQTPMGGRLLEERLRYPYKDIARILVHQDVVSHFFDNPKKLQALRGFLGKIYDLERLSTRISVNRFLPKDFLALRDSLAFLSDIFNVLRQEDGALPTDKSLTFENVPEGLGRLLKKWDSCADIHTLLSESLLDVVPQQITEGMLFKAGYHAELDELIDIMEHGESRLQALLAHEQEKSDLPKLKMGYNRVFGYYFELSRAQQQPVPDYFERRQSLVNAERFVTPELKELESKLISASEKRNELEYRLFQELRVKIAEERPRLLFMAGLIAQIDYWQALAECARKKEWTKPVLDEGNDIEIKDGRHPVVEAVIGKSHFIPNDLIVNEKKRLLLITGPNMAGKSTVLRQSALICMLAQMGAFVPAAFAKIGIVDRIFSRVGASDNISQGQSTFMVEMMETARILRQATKKSFVILDEIGRGTSTFDGLALAWAVMEELLKRANGQVRTLFATHYHELTALENKFSGIFNMNIAIKEWNNDIVFLRKLIPGPADKSYGIEVARLAGVPAHVVHRAKELLVLLEENKEKSEKRVERVLLPGVADFENSEDKTNAFHKERETVANTAELVENALKENPILKELAEINLNTLTPLDCMRLLFEWKEKL; encoded by the coding sequence ATGCAGTTGCCGGAAAATTTTAAACTTACCCCCATGTATGAACAGTATTTAAGGATAAAAGAAGATTATCCCGATACTATTCTTTTTTACCGCATGGGGGATTTTTATGAGCTTTTTTTCCATGATGCGGAAATTGCGGCTAAGGAACTGCAGTTAGCCCTCACCAGCAGACATAAGGGGGAATTTGTTCCCATGTGCGGCATTCCTTGGCATGCCGCTGATGCCTATTTCAGTCAAATGGTGGAAAAGGGATACAAGGTCGCCATTTGTGACCAAGTGGAAGACCCTAAGACAGCCAAAGGCTTGGTGAAACGTGAAGTAACCAAGATTTTGACCGCCGGCACCGTTATTGACGATGCGAATTTGGAATCAAAACTGCATACCTTTTTAGGTGCGGCTTTTTGGCAGGAAAATGCGGGGGCTTTCGCGTGGCTTGATGTTTCGACGGGAGCTTGGACGGGTGTGCAGGTTTCCAAGGAAAGCGAGCTTTGGCAATGGGTGTATAAGGTTGATCCGAAAGAATTGCTCGTCGCTTCCGGTATGGAAATTCCGGAACTTGTCAAAATCAACGGGGCTGTTCAGCTGGTTTATTTGAATGCTGCCAGCCATTTTGATTTAAAACGTTCGGAAAAGCGTATTCTCGATGTGCAAAAGGTACAGGAACTTTCCGCTTTGGGCTTGGAAAGGAAGCCCGCGCTTGTCCGGGTATGCGGGGCTATTGTGGCATATCTTGAGCAGACGCAAAAATATGTTCCTTCTTATTTGAGCGCCTTTGAGCCTTTGGATATGGGCAAATTCATGGTGATTGACGAAGTGACCGAGAGGAATTTGGAGATTTTCCGGCGTTATGACGGCAAGAAAGGCATCGGAACGCTCTGGCATGAGCTGGATTTTTGCCAAACCCCGATGGGCGGAAGATTGTTGGAAGAGCGTTTGCGGTATCCGTATAAAGATATCGCCCGGATTCTTGTACACCAAGATGTCGTAAGCCATTTTTTCGATAATCCCAAAAAATTGCAGGCATTGCGCGGTTTCTTAGGAAAAATTTATGATTTGGAAAGGCTGTCGACCCGAATCAGCGTAAACAGGTTTTTACCCAAAGATTTTTTAGCCTTACGGGATAGTTTGGCTTTTCTTTCCGATATTTTTAATGTTTTGCGGCAGGAAGACGGTGCGCTTCCCACGGACAAGAGCCTGACGTTTGAAAATGTTCCGGAGGGTTTGGGGCGTTTGCTGAAAAAATGGGACAGTTGTGCCGATATTCATACGCTTTTATCCGAATCGCTGCTTGATGTTGTTCCGCAGCAAATTACGGAAGGCATGCTTTTCAAAGCCGGTTATCATGCCGAACTTGATGAATTGATTGACATCATGGAACACGGAGAGTCCCGTTTGCAGGCACTTTTGGCGCATGAGCAGGAAAAATCCGATTTACCCAAGCTGAAAATGGGGTATAACCGTGTTTTCGGCTATTATTTTGAATTGAGCAGAGCCCAGCAGCAGCCCGTGCCCGATTATTTTGAACGCCGGCAGAGTTTGGTCAATGCGGAACGTTTTGTCACGCCGGAATTGAAAGAATTGGAAAGCAAATTGATTTCCGCTTCTGAAAAGCGCAATGAATTGGAATATCGTTTGTTTCAGGAATTGCGCGTGAAAATTGCGGAAGAACGTCCCAGACTTTTGTTTATGGCGGGACTTATCGCTCAAATCGATTATTGGCAGGCTTTGGCTGAATGCGCCCGCAAGAAGGAATGGACCAAGCCTGTGCTGGATGAAGGCAACGATATTGAAATCAAGGACGGCCGTCACCCGGTTGTCGAGGCTGTTATCGGCAAGTCGCATTTCATTCCCAATGATTTGATTGTCAATGAAAAGAAACGCTTGCTTTTGATCACAGGTCCGAATATGGCGGGTAAATCAACGGTGCTCCGTCAATCCGCACTTATTTGCATGCTGGCGCAGATGGGGGCTTTTGTTCCTGCCGCGTTTGCCAAGATCGGCATAGTGGACAGGATTTTTTCCCGGGTCGGAGCGTCTGACAATATCAGCCAAGGGCAAAGTACCTTCATGGTTGAAATGATGGAAACGGCACGGATTTTAAGACAGGCGACGAAGAAAAGTTTCGTTATTTTAGATGAAATAGGCCGTGGAACAAGCACTTTTGACGGTTTGGCTCTTGCTTGGGCTGTTATGGAAGAACTTTTAAAACGTGCCAACGGGCAGGTCCGCACGCTTTTCGCAACTCATTACCATGAATTGACAGCCCTTGAAAACAAGTTTTCCGGTATATTCAATATGAATATCGCCATAAAGGAATGGAATAACGATATTGTTTTTTTGCGTAAGCTCATTCCAGGACCTGCCGACAAGAGTTATGGAATCGAGGTTGCGAGGCTCGCAGGCGTGCCCGCCCATGTGGTGCACAGGGCGAAAGAACTTCTTGTTTTGCTTGAAGAAAATAAAGAAAAATCAGAAAAGCGGGTGGAGCGGGTTTTGCTTCCGGGGGTGGCGGATTTTGAAAATTCTGAGGATAAAACCAACGCTTTTCATAAGGAACGGGAAACCGTGGCAAATACTGCCGAACTTGTTGAAAATGCTTTGAAGGAAAATCCTATTTTAAAAGAATTGGCTGAAATCAATTTGAACACGCTGACACCTCTTGATTGCATGCGTTTGCTTTTTGAATGGAAAGAAAAATTATGA
- a CDS encoding lipopolysaccharide assembly protein LapA domain-containing protein translates to MRYLKVFLLVLIFFVVMMFFVQNQASFADPVVLKLDLLLIDPIETIPLPLYSVMLICFALGAFIVLLMLMWDRVTLSSRAMSARRRANVLEKKLSKVESELNALQTKHAESENKLKAELEATEKRLDSVLRASE, encoded by the coding sequence ATGCGTTATTTAAAAGTATTCTTATTGGTCCTCATCTTTTTTGTCGTGATGATGTTTTTTGTGCAAAACCAGGCATCATTTGCGGATCCTGTTGTTTTAAAACTTGATTTGCTTCTTATTGACCCTATTGAAACTATTCCGCTTCCTTTGTACTCCGTTATGCTGATTTGCTTTGCTCTCGGAGCGTTCATCGTGCTTCTCATGCTTATGTGGGACAGGGTGACGCTGAGTTCAAGAGCCATGTCAGCCCGCCGCCGCGCCAATGTATTGGAAAAGAAACTTTCAAAAGTGGAATCCGAGCTGAATGCATTGCAGACAAAACATGCGGAATCTGAAAATAAACTGAAAGCGGAACTTGAAGCAACCGAAAAACGTTTGGATTCTGTTTTGCGCGCCTCTGAATAA
- a CDS encoding HIT family protein: MQNMWAPWRMEYILSKKENNGCVFCLNSFNPELTEEDEKRLVVYKGGRVFVMLNRYPYAAGHLMVIPFRHCMDITELSEEERNELMEIISLSCKAIRRVCRPDGINMGINLGKAAGAGIADHLHAHLVPRWEGDSQFIAVVADVRLIPERLETMQKTFALAFKEIMD; encoded by the coding sequence ATGCAAAATATGTGGGCGCCGTGGAGAATGGAATATATTCTCTCAAAAAAGGAAAACAACGGTTGTGTGTTTTGTCTGAACAGTTTTAATCCTGAATTGACCGAAGAAGATGAAAAGCGGCTCGTCGTTTATAAAGGCGGGCGGGTTTTCGTCATGCTGAACCGGTATCCTTATGCGGCAGGACATCTTATGGTCATTCCTTTCAGGCATTGCATGGATATTACGGAGCTGTCGGAAGAGGAGCGCAATGAGCTCATGGAGATAATAAGCCTTTCGTGCAAAGCGATACGCAGGGTTTGCCGTCCGGACGGCATCAATATGGGGATAAACTTGGGAAAAGCGGCGGGAGCTGGCATTGCCGACCATTTGCATGCGCATTTGGTGCCAAGGTGGGAAGGGGATTCCCAGTTTATTGCCGTTGTCGCAGATGTTCGGCTTATCCCGGAACGGCTTGAAACTATGCAAAAAACTTTTGCTCTTGCTTTTAAAGAAATAATGGATTAA
- a CDS encoding response regulator transcription factor — MRILVVEDDISLNRLICEKLKKDHYSVDSCHLGNEALPYIDGAEYDLIILDIMLPHMDGLEILSALRKKNNLTPVLLLTAKDSIDDKVKGLDLGADDYMAKPFAFEELSARIRVLIRRNSKQAQHIYQIADLVLDDKTKTVTRKNSPVSLSSKEYTLLFYMLLHKGQVLSRDTLNQHIWNYDYDGSSNIIDVYIRYLRKKIDEGHEIKLIHTIRGQGYVIREE, encoded by the coding sequence ATGAGAATTTTAGTTGTTGAAGATGACATTTCCTTAAACAGGCTTATCTGCGAAAAACTAAAAAAAGACCATTATTCTGTTGATTCCTGCCATTTAGGCAATGAGGCTCTTCCCTATATCGACGGCGCCGAATATGATTTAATCATTCTGGATATCATGCTTCCCCATATGGACGGTTTGGAAATCCTCTCCGCACTTCGCAAAAAAAACAATTTGACGCCTGTTTTGCTTCTCACCGCAAAAGACAGCATTGACGACAAGGTCAAAGGACTTGACTTAGGCGCAGACGATTACATGGCGAAACCCTTCGCTTTTGAAGAATTATCCGCCCGTATCCGGGTTCTCATCCGCAGAAATTCAAAGCAAGCCCAACATATTTATCAAATCGCGGACCTTGTTCTTGACGACAAGACCAAAACAGTCACACGCAAAAATTCGCCCGTTTCCTTATCCTCAAAAGAATATACGCTTCTTTTCTATATGCTGCTGCACAAAGGGCAGGTTTTATCCCGTGACACACTGAATCAGCATATCTGGAATTACGATTACGACGGAAGCTCCAATATCATTGATGTTTATATCCGTTACCTGCGGAAAAAAATCGACGAAGGACATGAAATAAAACTTATCCATACCATACGCGGACAAGGATATGTCATCCGTGAAGAATGA
- a CDS encoding sensor histidine kinase, whose amino-acid sequence MSSVKNEIFSMGIKSKLTILISISIFSLVFMFLTLLLIAGKEQKETAIKNQLIAAIEENAQKIRFRNNIFVFNPIYFLQDNIYTSLYDEEKEFIYGEIPENFPFYTDFTINTLKKTEHFYVYDIQKEVQGKKLFVRGVISIASARQTFSILFFTILAFLPLIALLTIVLARVFIDKSFKPIEHIIATAQEIQNKKNFSLRIGLPGKSHDEIHALAQTFDTLFEATEQAFIKEKQFTSNASHEIRTPVSVIIAQCELALETEQNKENQKALGTILWNAKKISQLTSQLLLLSKAEQNADILEREKINISELFEIIAEQQQEIAKEKGLDFSYSVENSIFFHGDPALLTSALINLFSNAIRYNKKHGKINFSLSQGKNFIHAKISDTGIGISEQDLPKIWERFYQADKARNKKEYIGFGLGLPLVKWIIEAHQGKISISSALGKGTIARFTLPKNI is encoded by the coding sequence ATGTCATCCGTGAAGAATGAGATTTTTTCCATGGGCATAAAAAGCAAGCTGACCATTCTTATCAGTATCAGCATTTTTTCGCTTGTTTTCATGTTTTTGACGCTGCTTCTCATCGCGGGAAAAGAACAAAAAGAAACCGCGATAAAAAACCAGCTTATCGCAGCCATTGAAGAAAACGCCCAAAAGATACGTTTTCGCAACAACATATTTGTATTCAATCCGATTTATTTTTTACAGGACAATATCTACACTTCGCTGTATGATGAAGAAAAAGAATTCATTTATGGCGAAATACCGGAAAATTTTCCTTTCTATACGGATTTCACAATAAACACACTCAAAAAAACTGAACATTTTTATGTTTATGATATCCAGAAAGAAGTGCAGGGAAAGAAACTTTTTGTCCGGGGCGTAATCTCCATCGCTTCCGCAAGGCAAACATTCAGCATACTTTTTTTCACCATTCTTGCTTTTTTGCCTTTGATCGCGCTTTTGACCATTGTTTTAGCCCGTGTATTCATTGACAAATCTTTTAAACCCATTGAACACATCATTGCCACTGCGCAGGAAATCCAAAACAAGAAAAATTTTTCCCTGCGCATAGGTCTGCCCGGTAAATCCCATGATGAGATCCATGCTCTCGCCCAAACCTTTGACACATTATTTGAAGCGACAGAACAAGCTTTTATCAAAGAAAAACAATTCACTTCCAACGCCTCCCATGAAATCCGCACACCTGTCAGCGTAATTATCGCCCAATGCGAACTTGCGCTTGAAACTGAACAAAACAAAGAAAATCAAAAAGCGCTCGGCACCATTTTATGGAACGCCAAAAAAATTTCACAGCTCACAAGCCAATTGCTTTTGCTCAGCAAAGCGGAGCAAAATGCCGACATACTGGAACGTGAAAAAATAAATATCAGCGAACTTTTTGAAATTATTGCGGAACAGCAGCAGGAAATTGCAAAGGAAAAAGGTCTTGATTTTTCCTATTCCGTTGAAAATTCAATCTTTTTCCATGGCGACCCCGCGCTTTTGACAAGCGCTTTAATCAATCTTTTCTCCAATGCCATACGCTACAACAAAAAGCACGGAAAAATCAATTTTTCGCTCAGCCAAGGCAAGAACTTCATCCATGCCAAAATTTCAGATACGGGAATCGGCATTTCAGAGCAAGATCTGCCCAAGATTTGGGAACGTTTTTATCAGGCGGATAAAGCACGCAATAAAAAAGAATATATCGGTTTCGGTTTAGGTCTGCCTTTAGTAAAATGGATTATTGAAGCCCATCAAGGAAAAATAAGCATTTCTTCCGCTTTGGGCAAAGGAACCATAGCCCGCTTCACGCTTCCAAAAAATATATAA
- a CDS encoding PepSY domain-containing protein has translation MKKSTIITSLSFAAALLVMGTSTALAEISPDQAKEIALKHAGVNPNEATMLKIEKDFDDGITEYEIEFWKNGTEYDYTINADTGKIIKNKQEMKHRNNAMHNQQNQNQYIGEQKAADIALKHANLTEKQTRRLHCTQKFDDGRQIYDVKFWKEYTEYEYEIDALTGEIIEFEIDEK, from the coding sequence ATGAAAAAATCAACAATCATCACTTCATTATCATTTGCAGCTGCGTTACTTGTCATGGGAACTTCAACAGCATTGGCGGAAATCAGCCCGGACCAAGCAAAAGAAATTGCGCTGAAACACGCAGGAGTAAACCCGAATGAAGCGACCATGCTCAAAATCGAAAAAGATTTTGACGACGGCATCACCGAATACGAAATTGAGTTTTGGAAAAACGGCACGGAATACGATTACACAATCAATGCTGACACAGGTAAAATCATTAAAAACAAACAAGAAATGAAACATCGCAACAACGCTATGCACAATCAACAAAATCAAAATCAATATATCGGCGAGCAAAAAGCGGCTGATATCGCATTAAAACATGCCAACCTCACAGAAAAACAAACCCGCCGTTTGCATTGCACACAAAAATTCGATGACGGCAGACAAATCTACGATGTGAAATTTTGGAAAGAATACACGGAATATGAATACGAAATCGATGCATTGACCGGTGAAATCATCGAATTTGAAATTGACGAAAAATAA